The following is a genomic window from Sutcliffiella horikoshii.
TGGCATCTCCAGACCTAGTTACGGAAACATCCACGTTAATATCAAATGGGGTGTTTGGAAAAATATTATCCCAGTCTGCTTCAATTTTTCTCCAATTACTTGGACTTGAAAGATAAATTTCTTTACCAAATCCCACATAATCCAGGCTCTCTTCTTGGCTTTTTTGTATCAAGGAGGTTATGGACGCTTCTAATTGCTTTTTGATTTGTGCTCTGAAAATTTCCATATTGGGGTGTTCGAAATTCGTACTGCAGTTGGATTCAGTAATTCTTCCATTCGTCTTGATGTTGATAGAAACTTCAGGAGTTTTGCCCTTCCAATTCACCTTATATTTTGTTTTAGCTTTCTTTAAGTGGTAGGAAAAGTAACCAGGACCCTCTGGACAATTTGCCTCCACAGCCCCTTCCCTGACATTATCCATTAAAAATATGAGATTTTGGCTTTCCTCTGTGCTTAAGAAATCCATTAGTCTATCTTTTTTGAAGTAGGACATGCCGTTAATCTCCATTTTTGATTTAGGTTGATAGGATTCAATATTCTCTTTCTTAAGCCCTTCCTGCACATCTCCTGCAACACTGATGTATGGTATTACGTTGTTGACAACCGGATAATTCAACAGAAAATTTTTGACCCGGTTAGGATAGACCGGGATAGCAAAGGATGAGTAGTCCTTAATATTTTCTATCGTATCCACAATTCTTTTAGAAGATACTTTTTGGAATGGTGTGAACATGGCAAGAATATCATATGCACTTACCTCTTTACTGACAAAGAGCATGGTATTAGAAGAGATCGTTTGCTCTAAAAACAAATAATTTAATACATCTTCAATTCCACGCTTTTTGGCAAGTTCTTCGCTTATCAGTATAACTTCTAAATCATCCATAAATAGATATCGTGAAAACGATTTGTGGATATTTTGCAAGGCTTCTGTAATGGTCCTCCCACTTTCCTGGTACAGGATAAATCCCAATTTCTCAGAAGCACTGTCCTTTACTGATGGAGCATTAATGGCTTGAACTGTTACGAGAAAATTTTCATCCTTAATGTCTACAGCAATAGCCGAGATAATGATTAAATCTCTGATAAGAGAATCTTCCGCATTTTTCCCAATGATTAAACTTGCTCC
Proteins encoded in this region:
- a CDS encoding Ger(x)C family spore germination protein gives rise to the protein MLKRNLLPIITSLFLLGASLIIGKNAEDSLIRDLIIISAIAVDIKDENFLVTVQAINAPSVKDSASEKLGFILYQESGRTITEALQNIHKSFSRYLFMDDLEVILISEELAKKRGIEDVLNYLFLEQTISSNTMLFVSKEVSAYDILAMFTPFQKVSSKRIVDTIENIKDYSSFAIPVYPNRVKNFLLNYPVVNNVIPYISVAGDVQEGLKKENIESYQPKSKMEINGMSYFKKDRLMDFLSTEESQNLIFLMDNVREGAVEANCPEGPGYFSYHLKKAKTKYKVNWKGKTPEVSINIKTNGRITESNCSTNFEHPNMEIFRAQIKKQLEASITSLIQKSQEESLDYVGFGKEIYLSSPSNWRKIEADWDNIFPNTPFDINVDVSVTRSGDATSLD